One genomic segment of Rubritalea squalenifaciens DSM 18772 includes these proteins:
- a CDS encoding PEP-CTERM sorting domain-containing protein → MKLNTLTATLGGMLMSSMITHGAITFVSVADDLSNISPNSEINTTNSQVDDFWRQRDGFGEGGITVLEAWNDTEDVAILTMTLTGLAIGETYDIYTNYIRFGAGADADGNRGGVRASLNGIDFTTFNGAGGTSGVVGFSELTGHAASDRVGLRGYLGTAVADGSGQIQIFMDDDGLSGGIEERIWLDGASYGLAAVPEPGTSALLGIAGLGMILRRRR, encoded by the coding sequence ATGAAATTAAATACACTTACCGCTACGCTCGGCGGCATGTTGATGAGTAGCATGATAACTCACGGAGCGATTACATTTGTCTCGGTAGCTGATGATCTGAGTAACATTAGTCCTAACTCAGAGATCAATACGACGAACTCACAAGTTGATGATTTTTGGAGGCAACGTGATGGGTTCGGTGAAGGAGGTATCACGGTGTTGGAAGCCTGGAATGATACGGAGGATGTGGCTATTCTCACCATGACCCTGACAGGGTTGGCGATTGGAGAGACTTACGACATCTATACGAACTATATTCGCTTTGGAGCTGGAGCTGATGCGGATGGCAATCGTGGAGGTGTACGTGCATCACTGAACGGGATTGATTTTACCACATTCAACGGAGCTGGTGGTACTAGCGGCGTTGTTGGCTTTTCTGAGCTGACAGGCCATGCTGCAAGTGATCGAGTGGGTTTGCGCGGTTACTTGGGAACGGCTGTGGCTGACGGTTCAGGCCAAATTCAGATTTTCATGGATGACGATGGCTTGTCTGGCGGTATCGAGGAGAGAATCTGGCTTGATGGTGCCTCCTATGGACTGGCAGCAGTACCAGAGCCAGGTACTTCAGCTTTATTGGGTATCGCTGGTCTTGGCATGATATTGCGCCGCCGCCGCTAA
- a CDS encoding 30S ribosomal protein S1, which yields MSINAELSDLIDSKFREFKEGTIVNGTIIDIRPQVVLVDIGYKSEGAIPSSEFEDDEIEVGDGVEVLLMKLEDDNGMVVLSKEKAAHKQNWEKIVKVYEDGGLVKGKVKSVVKGGLMVNVGVEAFLPGSQVDIIPPKDLGEYVGKIFEFKIVKVNDERKNIVLSRREVIEAERAEMRQQFLQTVKVGDKVEGVVKNITDFGAFVDLQGMDGLLHITDMSWGRISHPSEMLHIGQALDVQILDVDRDKERVSLGLKQMTENPWEDIEAKFPMGQRVKGKVTKLLPYGAFVEIEKGVEGLVHVSELSWVKRITRPSDVLELDQEIEAVVLGISIEEQKISLGVRQLEENPWDEIEARYPIGQRITGTVRNLTTYGAFVGLEEGIDGMIHVSDLSWTRKINHPSEVLKKGDEVEAVVLSIDKENQRVSLGVKQAENDPWSDIDDKFKVGDLVKGQVAKIASFGAFVNLQDDIDGLIHISQLSEDHVERVKDVLKVGDDVEARVIKVDKVERRIGLSIKAVEYSEEQLRKESQSFETLKPSSEMVGLEQAFNLASGGGEEWSPSED from the coding sequence ATGAGCATTAATGCTGAACTCTCGGACTTGATCGATTCCAAGTTCCGTGAATTTAAAGAAGGTACCATCGTTAATGGTACTATTATTGATATCCGCCCACAGGTCGTTCTTGTCGACATCGGCTACAAGTCCGAAGGCGCAATCCCATCCTCCGAGTTCGAAGACGATGAAATCGAAGTAGGTGACGGTGTGGAAGTTCTCCTCATGAAGCTTGAGGATGACAATGGTATGGTTGTTCTCTCCAAAGAAAAGGCTGCTCACAAGCAGAACTGGGAGAAGATCGTCAAAGTTTACGAAGACGGTGGTCTTGTCAAAGGCAAGGTCAAGAGTGTGGTCAAGGGGGGCCTCATGGTCAACGTTGGCGTGGAAGCATTCCTTCCAGGTTCCCAGGTGGACATCATCCCACCAAAAGACCTCGGCGAGTACGTTGGTAAAATTTTCGAATTCAAGATCGTTAAAGTTAACGACGAGCGTAAGAATATCGTTCTTTCCCGCCGTGAAGTTATCGAAGCTGAGCGCGCTGAAATGCGTCAGCAGTTCCTTCAGACTGTGAAGGTTGGCGACAAGGTCGAAGGTGTTGTGAAGAACATCACAGACTTCGGTGCATTCGTTGATCTCCAGGGTATGGACGGTCTCCTTCACATCACAGACATGAGCTGGGGCCGTATCTCTCACCCATCCGAGATGCTCCACATCGGTCAGGCACTCGACGTGCAGATCCTCGACGTAGATCGTGACAAGGAGCGTGTTTCCCTTGGTCTCAAGCAGATGACTGAGAACCCATGGGAAGACATCGAAGCCAAGTTCCCAATGGGCCAGCGCGTCAAGGGCAAGGTTACCAAGCTTCTTCCTTACGGTGCTTTCGTGGAAATCGAGAAGGGTGTCGAAGGTCTCGTACACGTTTCCGAACTTTCCTGGGTCAAGCGCATCACACGTCCATCCGACGTTCTCGAACTCGACCAAGAGATCGAAGCAGTTGTTCTCGGTATCTCCATCGAAGAGCAGAAGATCTCCCTCGGCGTACGCCAGCTCGAAGAGAACCCATGGGACGAGATCGAAGCTCGCTACCCAATCGGTCAGCGCATCACCGGTACTGTGCGTAACCTCACTACTTACGGTGCATTCGTAGGTCTCGAGGAAGGCATCGACGGTATGATCCACGTTTCTGATCTTTCCTGGACACGCAAGATCAACCACCCATCTGAAGTCCTCAAGAAGGGCGACGAAGTTGAGGCAGTTGTTCTTAGCATCGACAAGGAGAACCAGCGTGTATCTCTCGGCGTGAAGCAAGCTGAGAACGATCCATGGTCCGACATCGACGACAAGTTCAAGGTTGGTGACCTCGTTAAGGGTCAGGTTGCTAAGATCGCATCCTTCGGTGCTTTCGTGAACCTGCAGGACGACATCGACGGTCTCATCCACATTTCCCAGCTGAGCGAAGATCACGTAGAGCGCGTGAAAGACGTTCTCAAGGTTGGCGACGACGTGGAAGCCCGCGTTATCAAGGTGGACAAAGTCGAGCGCCGCATCGGTCTTTCCATCAAGGCTGTCGAGTACAGCGAAGAGCAACTCCGCAAGGAGTCCCAGTCCTTCGAGACACTCAAGCCTTCCAGCGAAATGGTTGGTCTCGAGCAGGCCTTCAACCTCGCCTCCGGTGGTGGCGAAGAGTGGAGCCCATCCGAAGACTAA
- a CDS encoding addiction module protein, producing the protein MATLSELENEVLRLPKDQRVSLIHRILEKSELPENSDVKNLWNAEILERIERLDANSTECHSASDVFQAIDEQFAQ; encoded by the coding sequence ATGGCGACACTCTCCGAACTCGAAAACGAGGTACTCAGATTACCCAAGGACCAACGTGTTTCTTTGATTCACCGCATCCTTGAAAAATCAGAACTGCCCGAAAACTCGGACGTCAAGAACCTGTGGAACGCAGAGATTCTTGAGAGGATCGAGCGCCTTGACGCAAACTCCACTGAGTGCCACTCCGCCTCCGATGTCTTCCAAGCTATCGACGAGCAGTTTGCACAATGA
- a CDS encoding DUF1214 domain-containing protein, whose amino-acid sequence MKAIPTYAIALLSIYSLQAEEKVTAENYIRAETDFAFADFQKNAGGKINSFFYITKPTPLDQQSVVRMNKDTLYAGSVVDTEGGATVTIPEFPDDRYFSVYVIDNDHYAAAVFYEPGTHKIPDDTKYVTLIQRIQLMDSSDEKDVELVNQLQKSIKITASSADPFPTPKWDKDSMLALRAEYEKEFQKYNQYEPGWMGPRGEADEKTRHLGVAGAWGLFPEKDAVYINYTGPSDPNKCYKATYKVPENNAFWSITVYGKDGFMKSDNNIVNDRNVTLNDDGTFTVYFGSKENCGDKPNRLDITEGWNFLMRVYRPGESVINRVYKLPDVEEVTK is encoded by the coding sequence ATGAAAGCTATCCCAACATATGCCATCGCCTTGCTCTCTATTTATAGCTTGCAAGCAGAAGAAAAAGTAACCGCCGAAAATTATATCAGAGCCGAGACAGACTTTGCCTTCGCGGATTTCCAGAAGAATGCTGGAGGAAAAATAAACAGCTTTTTCTACATTACAAAACCCACTCCTCTGGACCAGCAAAGTGTTGTCCGCATGAACAAGGACACTCTCTATGCCGGCTCCGTTGTGGATACTGAGGGAGGCGCCACGGTCACCATTCCTGAGTTTCCAGATGACCGCTACTTCTCAGTATACGTCATTGACAATGACCATTATGCAGCCGCCGTCTTCTATGAACCAGGCACCCACAAAATACCAGACGATACAAAGTATGTGACACTCATCCAAAGAATCCAACTTATGGACTCCTCTGATGAAAAAGATGTGGAATTGGTCAACCAACTACAGAAAAGTATTAAGATCACGGCTTCCAGTGCAGACCCCTTCCCTACTCCAAAATGGGACAAAGACTCCATGCTGGCACTCAGAGCGGAATACGAAAAAGAATTCCAAAAATATAATCAATACGAGCCCGGCTGGATGGGACCAAGAGGAGAAGCTGATGAAAAAACACGCCATCTTGGCGTAGCTGGGGCGTGGGGCTTATTTCCCGAGAAAGATGCTGTATATATCAACTACACAGGCCCGTCAGATCCCAACAAATGCTACAAGGCAACTTATAAAGTCCCTGAAAACAACGCATTTTGGTCCATCACCGTATATGGTAAAGACGGTTTTATGAAGTCAGATAACAACATCGTTAATGATCGCAATGTGACGCTTAACGACGATGGTACATTTACCGTATATTTTGGCTCAAAAGAAAACTGCGGAGACAAACCGAACAGGCTAGACATCACAGAAGGATGGAATTTCCTCATGCGCGTGTACCGTCCCGGCGAATCTGTCATCAACCGAGTGTACAAGCTACCTGATGTTGAGGAAGTGACCAAATAG
- a CDS encoding sigma-70 family RNA polymerase sigma factor, producing MENASRDPESEFVHLLVNHQSMIRAFVISLLPGAPEVDDVIQNTNEVLWRKKDEFELGTNFKAWALSIARFQVMAQQQKVRRSKCVMLDDDVLDMLAEEASGLDEQNLNRKMADLQDCIGRLSIKDQELILHRYWKKAGLSDYARATKRSVGALKVALHRIRGSLKTCMEIKQSLVAGKVNS from the coding sequence ATGGAGAATGCTTCCCGAGATCCTGAAAGCGAGTTCGTTCATCTGCTGGTAAATCACCAGTCGATGATCCGGGCTTTTGTGATTTCGTTGCTACCAGGAGCTCCGGAGGTGGATGATGTGATCCAGAACACGAATGAGGTACTGTGGCGCAAGAAGGATGAATTTGAGCTAGGCACTAACTTTAAAGCTTGGGCTTTATCGATAGCTCGGTTCCAAGTCATGGCTCAGCAGCAGAAAGTAAGACGCAGTAAATGCGTGATGCTAGATGACGATGTGCTGGACATGCTTGCGGAGGAGGCATCTGGCCTGGATGAGCAGAATTTGAATCGTAAAATGGCAGACCTGCAGGACTGTATCGGGCGCCTGTCGATCAAAGATCAGGAGTTGATATTACACCGCTATTGGAAGAAGGCTGGACTGTCAGATTACGCTAGGGCGACCAAGAGAAGTGTAGGTGCCCTGAAAGTAGCTTTACACCGTATCAGGGGAAGTTTGAAGACTTGTATGGAGATCAAGCAAAGCTTAGTAGCAGGGAAGGTAAACTCATGA
- a CDS encoding PEP-CTERM sorting domain-containing protein, with protein MKNTSIYTSLAILASASLSHAAITYVDATEANTDLANGNSYSPTGTTINDDDQWSLRSTFGNSGAVYTANDSNSNPGEDAPELRTTISGLNSGETYTLYAYFWVAGTTGNGQWDIQAGTESGNLTVFDYNTATSLGDGNANDGTVMNTVEFTNGGGVMVEEGNRDLYQASLGTFTADGSGNIYVYIDDNPGNDDRTWYDGVGYELAAVPEPSSSALLGLGLLGCIWHRRR; from the coding sequence ATGAAAAACACCTCAATATACACCAGCCTCGCCATATTGGCATCTGCGTCACTCAGCCACGCAGCCATTACCTATGTGGATGCAACGGAAGCCAACACCGATTTAGCTAATGGTAATTCCTATTCACCGACTGGAACGACGATTAATGATGATGACCAATGGTCACTGCGTTCAACGTTTGGTAACAGTGGAGCGGTTTATACTGCTAATGATAGTAATAGTAATCCGGGTGAAGATGCACCTGAACTTCGCACCACTATCTCAGGGTTGAACTCTGGCGAGACATATACTCTGTATGCTTACTTCTGGGTTGCTGGCACGACGGGCAATGGACAGTGGGACATTCAGGCTGGAACTGAATCAGGCAACTTGACTGTCTTTGATTATAATACGGCGACTAGCTTGGGTGATGGAAACGCTAATGATGGCACCGTGATGAATACGGTGGAGTTCACGAATGGTGGTGGTGTCATGGTGGAAGAGGGTAATAGAGACCTTTACCAAGCTAGTCTTGGGACATTTACCGCTGATGGCTCGGGCAATATCTATGTCTATATAGATGACAATCCGGGGAACGATGACCGTACTTGGTACGACGGGGTAGGCTATGAACTGGCCGCCGTACCGGAGCCTAGTTCTTCTGCGCTTCTTGGTTTGGGGCTTCTAGGCTGTATCTGGCATCGTCGCCGATAA
- a CDS encoding BNR-4 repeat-containing protein, producing the protein MVAQAATPTYVDANAANTEAVGGTPSPFWTTSITSDNLWRFRDGFGFDVAGNNGIYEKDGASGGYGDAAKLVTTITGLDAGTEYGVYVNFLSASGANWSVQAGLTSDSLSVYSPSGNNVENLGLTSVAGSNRNQLRAFIGNTNADANGQIKVYIDDTGASSTNDRAWYDGVSYSDPVDTTVPGNSEPVLVEDGVWTWFNDERAVWHNSKLYIGYVKKNGRISVSQYDPATGQSHESELSSVTQVDDHNNPSLHVLTNGKLLACYARHSSDNYFYYRISNVTDPQSLSDWGAEQTHGSGSRHSYANTYMMSAEGSKLYTFTRGIGWNPNWTVSTDQGATWSTLQELVRNGGSSTRPYVRYTGNGLDAVDFIYTDGHPRNENNSIYHARIKGGNVLHSDGTVIKPLADTPLLHDATTPERGTVVYQYSSSAQSDPNQWIPGGRAWTWDIQYQKNGDPVIVFTVQVDLATGGSDWTSDRIYYYYARWNGSQWEKRFIAHAGRPLYSSEDDYAGGICIDPERPNVVYLSSNATEPFQLSSLSNVPLNANNRYEIWKGTTTDGGASFEWEPVTVDSSVDNIRPFVPRGHGLGESVLWLQGTYSSYQNYNTKVNGKFGSTQTSFNDWMLMKGYLGGDDDDDNADGISNLVEYAAFTAGIANARDLLAMDGEILQLPSMFESSSLKAVLEVSDNLLDWETLASSLYGSRFQIQRVGFGIQESNGELFVEPDLPDEKTFYRLNLSLE; encoded by the coding sequence ATGGTCGCACAAGCTGCTACTCCAACATACGTGGATGCGAATGCTGCGAACACTGAAGCAGTAGGCGGTACACCATCACCTTTTTGGACCACAAGCATTACGAGCGATAATCTATGGAGATTTAGAGACGGTTTTGGCTTTGATGTAGCTGGAAACAATGGCATTTATGAGAAAGACGGGGCGTCAGGTGGTTATGGTGATGCCGCCAAGCTGGTTACTACGATCACGGGACTAGATGCCGGAACGGAGTATGGTGTGTACGTCAACTTTCTCTCTGCGAGTGGGGCCAACTGGAGTGTGCAAGCGGGGCTCACTTCTGATAGTTTAAGTGTCTATTCTCCCAGTGGTAATAATGTTGAAAATTTGGGGCTGACGTCAGTGGCTGGCAGTAACCGTAATCAGTTAAGGGCGTTTATTGGAAATACTAATGCGGATGCCAATGGTCAAATTAAGGTATATATAGATGATACAGGTGCCTCATCAACGAATGATCGGGCTTGGTATGATGGAGTGTCTTACAGTGATCCAGTAGACACTACTGTACCCGGGAATAGCGAACCTGTGCTTGTTGAGGACGGAGTTTGGACATGGTTTAATGATGAGAGGGCTGTCTGGCACAATAGCAAACTCTACATTGGCTATGTGAAAAAGAATGGGCGCATCAGTGTAAGCCAGTATGACCCTGCCACAGGACAAAGCCATGAGAGTGAATTAAGCAGCGTTACTCAAGTGGATGATCACAATAATCCTTCCTTGCATGTTTTGACGAATGGCAAGCTGCTAGCCTGCTATGCACGACATTCTAGTGACAATTATTTTTATTATCGAATATCGAATGTTACCGATCCACAAAGTCTAAGCGACTGGGGAGCTGAGCAAACTCACGGCTCTGGATCCAGGCATTCTTATGCGAATACCTACATGATGAGTGCAGAGGGTAGTAAACTCTATACTTTTACACGAGGTATTGGGTGGAATCCCAACTGGACCGTATCGACTGATCAAGGGGCCACATGGAGTACTTTACAGGAGTTGGTGAGAAATGGAGGGAGTAGTACCAGACCCTATGTAAGATACACTGGCAACGGGCTTGATGCGGTAGATTTTATCTACACTGACGGTCATCCGAGAAACGAGAATAATTCGATTTACCATGCACGCATCAAAGGTGGAAATGTTCTTCATTCAGATGGAACTGTGATCAAACCATTGGCCGACACTCCACTGTTACATGATGCAACCACACCCGAGAGAGGGACAGTGGTCTATCAATACAGTAGTTCAGCTCAAAGCGATCCGAATCAGTGGATACCTGGTGGTCGGGCTTGGACTTGGGATATCCAGTACCAGAAAAACGGCGATCCGGTGATCGTCTTTACCGTACAGGTGGATCTGGCCACAGGTGGTTCAGATTGGACGAGTGACCGTATTTATTACTACTACGCAAGATGGAATGGCAGTCAGTGGGAAAAGCGCTTTATCGCCCATGCAGGGAGACCCTTGTACTCGTCTGAAGATGACTATGCTGGTGGTATCTGTATTGATCCAGAAAGACCGAATGTGGTCTATCTATCAAGTAATGCTACCGAGCCATTCCAGTTATCCAGTCTGAGTAATGTCCCATTGAATGCGAACAACCGTTATGAAATCTGGAAAGGTACGACTACGGATGGGGGAGCGAGTTTCGAATGGGAACCCGTTACGGTGGATTCATCAGTAGACAATATCCGGCCTTTTGTTCCGAGAGGTCATGGCCTTGGTGAGAGCGTGCTTTGGCTCCAGGGTACGTATTCAAGCTATCAGAATTACAATACCAAGGTGAACGGAAAGTTTGGAAGTACTCAAACAAGCTTCAACGACTGGATGCTCATGAAAGGCTATCTGGGAGGAGATGATGATGATGACAATGCGGATGGTATCTCCAACCTCGTAGAATATGCGGCATTTACAGCAGGTATCGCGAATGCTCGAGATCTATTGGCGATGGATGGTGAAATTTTGCAGCTGCCATCTATGTTTGAAAGTTCCTCTTTAAAAGCCGTGCTGGAAGTGAGTGACAATCTCCTGGACTGGGAGACTTTAGCTAGCAGCCTATACGGATCACGATTTCAGATACAGAGAGTGGGTTTTGGTATTCAGGAAAGCAACGGAGAGCTCTTTGTGGAGCCAGATTTGCCGGATGAGAAGACTTTCTATCGATTGAATTTAAGCTTGGAGTAA
- a CDS encoding LamG-like jellyroll fold domain-containing protein: MRPAEIKKNERAEELIQELEDGTISEAGHQELMEILRNDSAVRLLYLEHMQLVSLLKQTAEDRVKLGTMPVSPDMVLAERKKGALKSVVYGLAAMLLIGLAALLVKTQFIPAPPSEDVIAFEYSNHASLSVSYDGKDLSPQDQLKVGYQVTLRHGLVRFTFPNGVQAIVEGPSKLKVLSDTSVQMKEGLAWFKVPPEGVGFKVVTETMVVEDLGTEFGVWFDSDGFEQVHVGKGKVRVFYKEESEILLEGQAVKVSPLGGMLEQDFQVQNFRKAFDRDLPYMHWSFDKLDDGAFAAEGNISEREPELARLELKKLFGEQVDDEASYVAAGRFGSCFSLNGDGVYGETQLKAIGGNTPRTIAAWVRHRGDSYGLGGRTPYCSWGKRESGRLWKVFLEKGDNDLRLFTSAMHSAVYSPLGSRGIDGKWIHIASVYTGKVRQDGFPEVYHYVNGELLYPKSFEKKTEINTDVASAGAMPLRVGAAIENKEGAQSVDGDIDELYIFRGVLSETQIQKLMLENKFE, from the coding sequence ATGAGGCCTGCAGAAATTAAAAAGAATGAGCGTGCCGAAGAATTAATCCAAGAGCTTGAGGACGGTACGATCAGTGAGGCTGGTCACCAAGAGCTTATGGAGATTCTCCGCAATGATTCAGCAGTACGTCTGCTGTATCTGGAGCATATGCAGCTCGTGTCCTTGTTGAAGCAAACTGCCGAAGATCGTGTCAAGTTAGGGACTATGCCAGTGAGCCCGGATATGGTCTTGGCCGAGCGCAAGAAAGGGGCTCTGAAGTCCGTAGTTTATGGATTGGCGGCTATGCTGCTAATAGGTCTCGCGGCTTTACTGGTAAAGACTCAGTTCATACCAGCTCCTCCCAGCGAGGATGTGATAGCTTTTGAGTATTCTAACCATGCTTCTCTATCTGTTAGCTATGACGGGAAAGATCTTTCGCCTCAAGATCAGCTCAAGGTGGGATATCAAGTGACTTTGCGTCATGGGCTAGTAAGATTTACTTTTCCAAATGGTGTGCAAGCTATAGTGGAGGGTCCGAGCAAGTTGAAGGTGTTGAGTGACACGTCTGTGCAAATGAAGGAGGGCTTGGCCTGGTTCAAAGTTCCCCCTGAGGGTGTGGGTTTCAAGGTGGTAACAGAAACAATGGTTGTGGAGGACTTAGGCACTGAGTTTGGTGTCTGGTTTGATTCAGACGGATTTGAGCAGGTACATGTCGGCAAAGGGAAGGTGCGTGTTTTCTACAAAGAAGAGAGTGAAATCTTGCTAGAAGGCCAGGCTGTCAAAGTTAGCCCGTTAGGCGGAATGCTGGAGCAGGATTTTCAAGTTCAGAATTTTAGGAAAGCCTTTGACCGTGATCTGCCCTACATGCACTGGAGTTTTGATAAGCTGGATGATGGAGCATTTGCTGCTGAAGGGAATATAAGTGAGCGTGAGCCTGAACTTGCTCGTCTTGAACTCAAGAAGTTGTTTGGAGAGCAAGTTGATGACGAGGCGTCTTATGTTGCTGCCGGCCGATTCGGTAGTTGCTTTTCCCTGAATGGTGATGGGGTATATGGAGAGACGCAGTTGAAGGCGATTGGAGGTAATACGCCCCGTACCATCGCGGCTTGGGTCAGACACCGTGGTGATAGCTATGGATTAGGTGGGCGCACTCCATACTGCAGTTGGGGTAAGCGTGAGAGTGGCAGATTATGGAAAGTATTCTTGGAAAAAGGTGACAATGATTTGAGACTCTTTACGTCAGCGATGCATAGTGCTGTGTATTCACCGCTGGGTAGTAGGGGTATAGATGGGAAGTGGATTCATATAGCTAGTGTCTATACAGGCAAGGTTAGGCAAGATGGGTTTCCTGAGGTTTATCATTACGTGAATGGAGAGCTCTTGTATCCCAAATCGTTCGAGAAAAAAACGGAGATCAATACAGATGTTGCTTCTGCGGGTGCTATGCCTTTGAGGGTTGGGGCGGCAATAGAAAACAAAGAAGGAGCCCAATCTGTGGACGGAGACATAGACGAACTTTATATTTTTCGCGGTGTCCTTAGTGAGACGCAAATCCAGAAGCTGATGCTTGAAAATAAATTCGAGTAG
- a CDS encoding type II toxin-antitoxin system RelE/ParE family toxin, translating to MRIEFISEAREDFLDAIGYYESMDQGLGLRLRDEVAFLLETVSSAPLLWRERKGGYRRVNSPISPYYIAYVIRDETIVIIALASNHRKPNYWHKRI from the coding sequence ATGAGAATAGAATTCATCTCGGAAGCTCGGGAGGACTTTCTGGACGCCATTGGCTACTATGAATCCATGGACCAAGGTCTGGGACTTCGCCTACGTGACGAGGTTGCCTTTCTACTGGAAACCGTATCATCTGCCCCACTACTATGGAGGGAGAGGAAGGGTGGATACCGCCGGGTTAACTCTCCCATTTCCCCCTACTACATTGCCTACGTTATCCGCGATGAAACCATCGTTATCATAGCCCTAGCATCGAACCACAGAAAGCCTAACTATTGGCACAAAAGAATCTGA
- a CDS encoding sugar transferase has protein sequence MSKQNISEEPVKRASHGSIFSECGTESHKPLHWKRHLVIQMYPYVLFLIDALLVCLVFGLFVAMRYDVSLMDAVSRRVLLAIAVPSFFGLFVAGGYSYSTDKAKYRFLSEYIIMATAVFVVAFGLIYAVVAYGVPLRSSRIIVAGTLVIFPLCAMVYRIMLTKLQRYYEQGNVVCIIGAGDRAKDVYKRLKAEGTRHDYVVLSMDDHRIGKKFIPEAEDSPIVENFDVLETHSSIRKKYVEAYVVAADMNELPDEVSRKLVVSFFNNNRVYSYEHYLEHQFRIIPPGQLSVSWPLQEGFRLSRSMTYDRMKRAGDIVASLIGIVLAAPVLIGTAIAVKVTSPGPIIFKQARTGLREKPFMIYKFRSMTVGSEKGSKYTSPDDVRFTPIGKFIRKTRLDELPQLWNVLKGDLSLIGPRAEWVDLVERYEAIFPYYHFRHAVKPGITGWAQVNYSYGASNEDTLEKLYYDLYYVRRYSLALDVAIVIKTVYMMVFGRGQ, from the coding sequence ATGAGTAAACAGAACATTAGCGAAGAACCGGTAAAGAGGGCCAGCCACGGCTCGATCTTTTCCGAATGCGGTACAGAGAGTCATAAACCTCTGCACTGGAAGAGGCATTTGGTCATTCAGATGTATCCCTATGTGCTGTTTTTGATCGATGCTCTGCTCGTTTGTCTAGTTTTCGGTCTCTTTGTAGCGATGCGCTATGATGTGTCTCTGATGGATGCGGTAAGCCGCCGAGTACTATTAGCGATCGCAGTGCCGAGCTTTTTTGGTCTGTTTGTGGCTGGGGGCTACAGTTATTCGACAGACAAGGCCAAGTACCGCTTTTTGAGTGAGTACATCATCATGGCTACGGCGGTATTTGTCGTGGCCTTTGGTCTGATCTATGCGGTGGTTGCCTATGGGGTGCCGCTCAGATCCTCGCGCATCATCGTGGCAGGTACTTTGGTGATTTTTCCTTTATGCGCCATGGTGTACCGGATCATGCTGACCAAACTCCAGCGCTATTACGAGCAAGGGAATGTGGTTTGTATCATCGGTGCTGGAGATAGAGCGAAGGATGTCTACAAGAGACTCAAGGCTGAAGGGACGAGACATGATTATGTGGTTCTCAGCATGGATGATCACCGAATCGGGAAGAAGTTTATCCCAGAAGCTGAGGATTCCCCGATAGTGGAGAACTTTGATGTTCTGGAGACCCACTCCTCGATTCGTAAGAAGTACGTTGAAGCTTATGTGGTGGCGGCGGACATGAATGAGCTTCCTGATGAGGTGAGTCGGAAATTGGTAGTGTCTTTCTTTAACAACAACCGAGTCTATTCCTACGAGCACTATCTGGAGCACCAATTTAGGATCATTCCTCCCGGACAACTTTCAGTGAGTTGGCCGCTGCAAGAGGGCTTCAGGCTTAGCCGTAGCATGACCTATGACCGCATGAAGCGGGCAGGCGATATCGTGGCTTCTTTGATTGGGATCGTGCTGGCTGCACCAGTCCTGATCGGCACGGCGATAGCGGTCAAGGTGACCAGCCCAGGTCCGATCATTTTCAAGCAGGCTCGTACAGGTCTGCGCGAGAAGCCATTCATGATCTACAAGTTTAGGTCCATGACTGTAGGCTCCGAGAAAGGCTCTAAGTATACTTCTCCTGACGATGTGCGGTTTACCCCGATTGGGAAATTCATCCGTAAGACGAGACTGGATGAGCTTCCACAGCTTTGGAATGTACTGAAAGGGGACTTGAGCCTGATCGGTCCAAGGGCCGAATGGGTGGATCTAGTCGAGCGCTACGAGGCAATTTTCCCGTATTATCATTTCCGTCATGCAGTGAAGCCGGGCATCACAGGCTGGGCTCAGGTCAACTATTCCTACGGAGCAAGCAACGAGGATACTCTGGAGAAGCTCTATTATGATCTCTACTACGTCCGTCGCTATTCCTTGGCGCTCGACGTGGCGATCGTCATCAAGACCGTCTACATGATGGTATTTGGTCGAGGCCAGTAG